Genomic window (Flavobacterium oreochromis):
TAAAGCTAATTTTTGGGCTGTTCCAGCTTTCATACGGCTACTACCTGTAACAAATTCAGGACCTACTACTATTTCAATAGGGAATTTAGATGTTAAAGCTAGTGGACTTCCTGCATTACACGTAATTCCACCAGTGATAATTCCTTTTTCATTACATTTTTCTAATCCACCTAATACATAAGGGGTTGTTCCAGAAGCCGCAATTCCAATTACTACATCATGAACATTAATATTCCATTCTGTTAAATCTTTCCAAGCTTGTTCAGGATCATCTTCAGCAAATTCTACAGCTTTTCGAATAGCTGTGTCTCCACCAGCAATTAATCCTATAACTTTATCAAAAGGGACTCCAAATGTTGGAGGACATTCTGAGGCATCTACAATTCCTAATCTTCCAGAAGTGCCTGCTCCTATATAAAATAAACGCCCGCCAATTTTCATCTTTTCAACAATTTGACTAATTAATGCTTCAATTTGAGGTAATGCTTTTTCAATAGCTAAAGGAACTGTTTTATCTTCATTGTTAATATTAGTCAATAAATCATGAATTGACATTTTTTCTAAATGCTCGTATTTAGATGCTTGTTCAGTGGTTTTTGTAAAGGTCATTTTTTCTTTCAATTTGCTAAAATCTAAATTGGTTTGATAGGTATAAGCTTGAAAAAATAGGTGCAATAATACCGTATAACGTTAGTTGTTAATCGTAAAACTAAAACTTCTTTTTTGTGAATTGTTCTATTAAATATCTTAATTAATACTATTCCTGAAATTAATTGAAGTTTAGAGTCTAAAAGTAAATTGAAATTTTTAAGCTATCTTTTTTATTTTTTATACCTCTAAAATACCAAAAAGTATCTGAAATTTCTGTAAAGACTTTAATTTTAAGTTGGTGTTTTTTATTTAAAAATTTAATTAGTTCATTTGTTTTTTTACAGATGTAGTAAATAGCTCGTTGTCTCATTTCTAAAATGAAAGAATTTAGATAAATATATAGAGAGATTATAACTACTAAAATTAAAAGTAAGGTGATCGTTTTTTGCATATTTTACATGAAATAAGCTAAGATAATACCTAATATAATGGCAATGAGTTTTGCTAAATTAAATTTGTGTCCCTCACTACTTTCAAAGATAATAGTGGAAGATATATGAAAAAGAATACCAATAACAAAAGCCGTTATTTCCTTATGATAAGGAATTAAAAAAACAGTATAAGATGAAATAAAAGTTCCAATAGGAGTCATTAGAGCAAAGCTTAACATGAATATAGCAATTTGACTTTTATTAAGATGAGACTGGATTAAAAAAGTAGTCAAAATAATTGCAATAGGAAAATGATGTATTGATATTCCCCAAGCTATATGTGGGTGTTGGCTGATAGGCATACCTTCTAATAAAGCATGTAAGCATAAACTTATAAATAAAGCCCAAGGGATGTGTAGCAAATGATTATGTCCGTGAACATGTCCGTGTTCAGCTCCTTGTGAAAAATATTCTAAAATAATCTGGAATAAGATTCCAGCCATAATAAAGATTCCTATATCATTATGCAAATGCTCTCCATTTTGCATATTTATTCCAGTGAAAATTTGAGGAAGTAAATGAGAAACCGTTAATGCTAATAGAAAGGAACCACTAAAAGCCAGCAAGAGTTTTAAATTTTTTTTATTTTTTGGTTGTACAATAACAGCTGTTAAATAGCCTAATACAACTGATAAAAAAGGTACTAAATATATCATCATGTTTATTTGTTTATTTATGTCAATAAAATATATCGTGATTAGACGAATTATCAAATGACTAAATAAACGTTACTTAAAAATCATTATTAATCGTTCTGATTCGTTTTTGTAGAATTTACGTAGCTTATAATCTCCAAAAATCTCTAAAAGATAAATACCTGCTTCTTCCATCATTTTTTCAAAGTCTTCTAATCTTAGAGCACGTACTTTTTCTATAAAATGATATTTCTCACCTTTGTCTTCAAAGGAAATTTCTTTAAAGATATGTCCATTTTCTACATATCTTTTAATATGAAAAACAATTTCATTAACAGTTTTTGTTTCTTCTGGGACTAGGTTGTTAATAATATAATTTGCATTTAAGAAATCAATAACAGCAAAACCATATTCGGTCAAGCTTTCTTTTATTGCTATTAAGGTTTTTAGATTATCATTTTCATTTTCAAAATAGCCAAAGCTTGTAAAAAGGTTTAGTACAGCATCATATTTTTCTTCTGTATGTTTACGCATATCGTGTACCTTGAAGCGTAATTTGTTATTACTAGATTTTGATGCTTCTATAATGCTATTCTCTGCTAGATCAACTCCTGTAACATCATATCCTAATTGATTTAGGTAGATAGAGTGGCGACCTTTTCCGCAAGCTAAATCTAAAATTTTAGCCTCTTCTGGTAAGTTTAAATAATGGGTTAAATTATCCATAAATAATTGTGCTTCCTCATCATTTCGATCTTTATAAAGAATGTGGTAATATGGAGAATTAAACCAAGTTTCAAACCAATTTTCTGTAGTTGTATTTCTGTTTTCTGACATTTATATTTATTTACATGCAAATTTAAAGTATTTTTGTATTCCAATTTCAGATTTAAAAATTCATGTATAAAATTATTTGAAATTTGAGATTGGAAATTTATAATTTTCAATATTTGGAATTTAAAATAATTTATGGAAAATAATTTTAAAATGATTGCTAAGACACTTTTTGGATTGGAAGAAGTGTTGGCAAAAGAGCTACAAATTTTAGGTGCTCAAAAAGTAGAAATAGGAACTCGAATGGTGAGTTTTGTGGGAGATAAAGGTTTTATGTATAAAGCAAATTTAGCATTGCGTACAGCTTTAAAAATTTTAAAACCCATTCATCACTTTAGAGTGTACAATGAATCCAGTTTGTATAAGGGGATTCAGCAGATAGATTGGGCACAATATTTTGGGGCAAATCAAACTTTTGTGATTGATACGACAGTGCATTCTGAATATTTTAATCATTCACAATTCGTAGCATTAAAATGTAAAGATGCTATTGTAGATCAGTTTAAAGAAAAATTTGGACATCGTCCTAGTATTGATAAAGAACGTCCTGATGTACGTATTAATATACATATTGATAGAGAAAATTGTTCCGTTTCATTAGACTCTTCTGGTGATTCTTTACATCATAGAGGTTACAAGACAGCTACGAATATAGCTCCTATAAATGAGGTTTTAGCAGCAGGTATTTTATTATTATCAGGATGGGATGGCAGTTGTAATTTTATGGATCCTATGTGTGGTTCAGGAACAATTCTGGCTGAAGCAGCTATGATAGCTTGTAATATTCCAGCTAATATTAACCGTAAAGAATTTGCTTTTGAAAAATGGGTAGATTGGGATGATGACTTATTTGATAAAATAATGGATTCTTTATTAAATAAGACAAGAGAATTTCATCATAAAATTATAGGTTATGATAAAGCTCCAAGTGCTGTAATAAAAGCTAGAACGAATATTACACAAGCTAATTTAGATGAATATATAATTATTCGAGAACAAAACTTTTTTGAAACTAAAAAAACATTAGAAGGACCATTACATATGGTGTTTAATCCACCTTATGGAGAACGTCTTGATATTCATTTAGAACGCTTTTATAGAG
Coding sequences:
- the murQ gene encoding N-acetylmuramic acid 6-phosphate etherase, which gives rise to MTFTKTTEQASKYEHLEKMSIHDLLTNINNEDKTVPLAIEKALPQIEALISQIVEKMKIGGRLFYIGAGTSGRLGIVDASECPPTFGVPFDKVIGLIAGGDTAIRKAVEFAEDDPEQAWKDLTEWNINVHDVVIGIAASGTTPYVLGGLEKCNEKGIITGGITCNAGSPLALTSKFPIEIVVGPEFVTGSSRMKAGTAQKLALNMISTTTMIQLGHVKGNKMVDMQLSNIKLIDRGIRMIMSEITINYEEAEKLLKKYGNVREAILNYKK
- a CDS encoding ZIP family metal transporter, producing MIYLVPFLSVVLGYLTAVIVQPKNKKNLKLLLAFSGSFLLALTVSHLLPQIFTGINMQNGEHLHNDIGIFIMAGILFQIILEYFSQGAEHGHVHGHNHLLHIPWALFISLCLHALLEGMPISQHPHIAWGISIHHFPIAIILTTFLIQSHLNKSQIAIFMLSFALMTPIGTFISSYTVFLIPYHKEITAFVIGILFHISSTIIFESSEGHKFNLAKLIAIILGIILAYFM
- a CDS encoding class I SAM-dependent methyltransferase, which encodes MSENRNTTTENWFETWFNSPYYHILYKDRNDEEAQLFMDNLTHYLNLPEEAKILDLACGKGRHSIYLNQLGYDVTGVDLAENSIIEASKSSNNKLRFKVHDMRKHTEEKYDAVLNLFTSFGYFENENDNLKTLIAIKESLTEYGFAVIDFLNANYIINNLVPEETKTVNEIVFHIKRYVENGHIFKEISFEDKGEKYHFIEKVRALRLEDFEKMMEEAGIYLLEIFGDYKLRKFYKNESERLIMIFK
- a CDS encoding THUMP domain-containing class I SAM-dependent RNA methyltransferase → MENNFKMIAKTLFGLEEVLAKELQILGAQKVEIGTRMVSFVGDKGFMYKANLALRTALKILKPIHHFRVYNESSLYKGIQQIDWAQYFGANQTFVIDTTVHSEYFNHSQFVALKCKDAIVDQFKEKFGHRPSIDKERPDVRINIHIDRENCSVSLDSSGDSLHHRGYKTATNIAPINEVLAAGILLLSGWDGSCNFMDPMCGSGTILAEAAMIACNIPANINRKEFAFEKWVDWDDDLFDKIMDSLLNKTREFHHKIIGYDKAPSAVIKARTNITQANLDEYIIIREQNFFETKKTLEGPLHMVFNPPYGERLDIHLERFYREIGDTLKQNYPNTNAWFITGNMEALKYVGLKPSRKIKLFNGKLESRLAKFEMYEGSKKGSF